In Electrophorus electricus isolate fEleEle1 chromosome 10, fEleEle1.pri, whole genome shotgun sequence, the genomic window cacacacacacacacacacacacattcaagaaCATGAAAACTGCTTGATGTAGAATATGCAACAAGTCTGTTCAAGCTGTTCTCATCCATAAGCATTTTCTTTTACCAGTAGTtgtatgaatacacacacacacacacacacacacacacacacacacacacacacacacacacatacacacacacatacacattcatgcaggcACACTCTTTTCAAGAGTACTGTATATACTGCGGATATGAAGAGCTCTTTGGAGTTCCCTTTGGTGCCCAAAATCAGGGCACACACGCAAGAACTGACACactgacataaacacacactgacacagaaacACCCGCTTTGTCTGACACAGTCATAGATCAGTATTAAATGAAGTTGGCTAAATTGGTCACAGGTATCTACTGACTAACTCATTGCAGACCGATTGCAGGCAGATGGTAATAGTGTCAAAGAATTACTCTCAATTAATcgtgtttttttgttacatGAATCCTCTTAAGAACCTGTATGAGATTCCATGAGCATCTCAACGAAGACAAAGTACAATGTGTTACTGATACGGAATGAATGGAAAAGAAacaggagggaagagagagagcgaaagactggaagagagagagaaagattggaagagagagagaaagattggaaaagagagagacaagctgAGATGGGGGGTcagaaggagagggggatggaCATTCCTGGCAATGAAAGCACAGATAAAAGAGTTTCTTACTGGCAGGCATATTCtttatgagagagacagagaaagggaaggaaaaaGCAAGAGACTACATGAAAGAGGAATagtcagagtgaaagaaaaGCCAGTAAACCACTTAAAAAGACTCTGAGGTTGACACCTTCAAGTCCACCTCCTCTCTCAGTCAAATattcccccactctctctctctttttctgtctctgtttttgtgagatttttgtagtttttgatgttttcattttctgagtGAGAAATGCCTGTCACACTCAGTCCTCTTAGCATGGTAGAGCCTTTGATAGTCCTGGTGGGAAGGCCAACGAGAGGAAACTTTAATTCTATGTTGATAAAGGTCAAGCTAATAAGACTAAGACTCCCCTAAGTATTGCACTATCTACATACTGTAAATGTCAATATGGCTCAGAGGCAGAGCCTCTGCAGTGTTTAATTTACAATTCACTTACAAGGGTTTTAATCTTGATATTCACAGATATTCATGTCTTATAAGCAGCAAGAACTTGTTTGTGCCCTTAGCTCAGAGCTAACCAGTACAaaaaataacactaaaatataaatatgcaaacaGGAAACAACCAAAATGATGCAGTTTGCAGGAGTTCTTTTGGCTGAGTAGGGCTGCTCTCCCTCTTGTggacaaaagttttttttcccattgttaaaaatgttcctcatttttccttttcatatCGATTGGATTTACAGATTATTGCATCCTGTTCCTGATCCTGTAGAATActaggttttattttaaatgacttttctTTGACCAAGGCTAGCAATTCAATTCAAATAGTTaaatcccaaaacaaaaaattccTAAATCGAGGTAAATCTGTATCTTGAGACATTACAATCATAAtgcaattacaataataatgcCAATCATAATGATGTTGACTCATTAAAACTTTAATTAACTTCTTTTCTATGTGTTTCAAAAGTggtataaatattccacatttgaaataattttgttCACTTTTCTTCAGATACAATACCTTATGTTTCAAATTGACTAATAAATGTTTTAGGCAGAGATCCTTTTATATTTGcaaataattacttttaaataaaggCCTCACTTGGTCAGCTTTATGACATAAGTCCTCCTGATGTCTGCTTTATGAGCAGCTAGCAACCAGGTTTGTTCATTCACAACTAGGTACCAATCATCATAGGTTGTTTACAGTCCCCTTAAAAATGATGTATTTGGGGGAAAAAGAAGTAAAATAAGAACCATAGATAAACAATTAGTCACTGATATTTTGTTTACCTTAATATGATTGGTATATATTTTACCTTGCTTTCATACCTTAAATGAAGAAATATTACTTTCAGCTGAGGTTAAAACCAAAAAGTAATGAAtaagtcaaaataaaaatcaaagattcaataaaaaaataacctaggaatatatttttcaaaacataaCACATTACAATTATTGGCATCATTAGAATTTCTTAtgtagaaaaacatttttccatgtAGATTTTAGTTTTCAAGGTCTATGTATTTAGAAAGCCTTTATGGCTCAGCCATGCCATCTGATTTGTTGGGGTAAAAAATATGTCAGATGCCAGTTTGTCAATATGTGGAAAGTTTAAAGAGCACACAAATGAAATGAGATAAATTTGCTGATCTTCATAAATCAGGCAATAGTTGTGAAAAATAACATCTACATATCTGCCAATGTCAATCTAAACTGCAACCTGGCGTTATTCCCAAcaatacattttgaatgaacAGTATTTGTCCATCATGACTGCAGGAAGCAGTACTTTTGGGAAAGCCTGTATGGAACATTCCTACTTTGCTCCCTCATCATTTCTCCTTCACcgcaaaaaaagtttttttcccaAAAGCCCCTTCCAAAAACTGAAAGGGTGTTTTGGGAATGAGTAAAAGTGTGAGACATACTCATACCAATTCATTGCCTATTCATTCATCCTGGCAGGATAACgggaaggttttttttcatgtttcatcaGATCTTCCATTGAAAGGAATTCTGGAATAGGAAAGTGGTACTTGATTTTCAAGAGCCAGCATCAAGTCTTCTTACTGCAGTAAGGTGTGTGAGGATATTCAAACACATGCAGTTGACTGAGGCAGAGTGTGCAGGCATGGCTCTGAGGCTGGGCCTGTATGTAACACATCTTGTGCTTATTAGTGGCAGTAACTGCAGAAGACAAAACAGGGCATTTTAAGGTCATTATATTTAAGGTCATTATTATATACACTctgtcttaatttttttaatcaacatTAGTTGAAGTGTCCTGatttgttaatgtgtgtatgtgtacagtggaataaatgagaaatgtcatattttatgtCACCCACCTGCTCTGGGATTATGAGTATGCAATGACTGGTCCTAACATTGCTGTCTGCAATCTAAAAAGTCTTGAAAGTTTGGGGTtaagaaaatacacaaatacacatgtttCATTCCGGTGTTTCATTTCACTTCGATATACAGTAAAGCCTAATCATGTTTCTTTGAATTTCAGTCTGGCTTTGTACCTTAAATAGGAAGTCCTAAAGAGGATACTTTTACAATGAATTTTGTTTTCCAAATGGCTCTTTTTGGGATAAGGATAAACAATCCagaattacatttcatttacagcatttggcagatgcccttGTCCAGAATGAATTACAGAATTGCcttgtagtctctatcaaacTCATATCCTCATGTGACAATAGATAAGTCATCTTTGAGAATACTCTCAAGCTAAAGTCCAAGCCAGGCCAGAAAAGAAGAATGATATGAAGAATATAgggatgtgtgtatgattttattaaaagtaaGATTTTCTTTGTGGTATGAAAAGAgagttttattttcttacttaaagagatgagaaaatgtgtttgtgtgatcagTACTACTCCTCTTGACAGGAAATGTCTATTGAATTAACGGTCAGATTATTGAATTTACACAATGTTCAGTTCATCCCTAATGGACAGTGATCTGCACTATAAGAATACACTGGACATTTTGGTGTATACCGTTTCCTCAAATATGGTTTTCAAAAGCGGCTCTTCAGAGTGCCTATGACACAggcattttataataaattagtAAGACTGTAGTCCTTAAGGGCAGCCCAGAAGGAAATCATGTCATGGGTCCCAAGAAATAACTAGTTTTCCACTGCAGGCTTAGTGATAGAGTTATAGCATTACATCAGGGAATGATCTGTCCCTCTATATTGTTAGCAGGAAAGCCAAAAACTGCTTATACAGAGATAAAGTTACTAATGCCATGGTGCCAGCCATAGTCAAGATTCTATAATATGGGTGCTTCTTTAAGTGGTTGTGTATACTTCAACATGATGATCAATTTCTCTtgttgtgcatgtatatatatgctgtgtgtgtgtgtgtgtgtgtgtgtgtgtgtgtgtgtgtgtgtgtgtgtgtgtgtgtgcgcgagagagagagagagagcgagtatGAGAGCAAGTGAGTATGAGTGAGAAGGCCATATTTAGGTTCTTTGGTaacagtatagtgtgtgtacacTCCAGATAGCCACATAAGCACATCTGAGTTCCAAGCAGTGAGCAGGTTAGATTTACTGAAATAtcaaccacacatacacacttgcacacccacacccacgctatacacacacattctgagtTTATCTCCCTGCTTGGTTTTTGGCCTGCTACCTCATTAATTTCACCAATTGTTTTGTACAGTCTtggccttttgtttttttaaatatcagatGATAATTTGCAGTTTTCAGGGTTCACTTCATTGGATACAGAACATGTGTTCATGGACAGCACACCTCACTAAAaattgaatttgtgtgtgtgtgtgtacagctcaGATTGAGGTGATCCCCTGTAAAATCTGTGGAGACAAGTCATCAGGTGTTCACTATGGCGTCATCACCTGTGAGGGCTGTAAGGTGAGACCAATATTGTACTTGTACTTAAGCCCTGAATTCAGCCAATGGACCAATTTTAATTTATACTTTTATTACTCTCTCCCTAACACTAGtctatgatttgatttgtggataaataattgttattctactcactctcctctctctcttcctctctctcctatctatttcttcctctgtctgtctgtctctctctctctctctctctctctctctctctctctctctctctctctctctctctctctctctctctctcactcacttattCTTCTCTTCGGTTTAGGGTTTTTTCCGGAGAAGTCAGTCATCCAGTGTACAGTATTCCTGCTCCAGACAGAGTAACTGTCTCATCGATCGTGCCAGCAGGAACCGCTGCCAGAGCTGCCGCCTCAAGAAATGTGTTGCCCAGGGAATGAGCCgggatggtgagagagagagagagagagagagagagagagagagagagagagagagagagagagagagagagagagagagagagagaaagaaggaaagatagagagtgagaaagagagaaaggataaCAGAAGGAGGGATGCATACAAAGCTTTCAGTATGGTATCTTGAATATGGCACACACTGGACATTAGCTAGTGTTGCCATTTGAATAACTTTACTTACTCTCTGCCCTGTGGACTCTTCAGCGGTCAAGTTTGGCCGCATGTCTAAGCGTCAAAGGGATTCTCTGATCGCTGAGGTTGAGAGACACCGGCAGCAGCAGCGTCTCCAGGCGAACCAGGATGAGCCACAGAGTCTCCCTGCCTTCCGGACCAGTAAAGAACCCCGCGTCCACTCACCCCATCTCATCCAGCCCCTGGTTCCCACCTACTCCTGCCCCCTGGACCTAGAGCGGCCCATCCGCTCAACAGAAGTACACCCTTACCTGAGCTGTGCCACAGGCGAGGCCCAGGCTCTGGGCATGGCCTACAGAGGTACCCAGAGGAGTGGAAACAGCAGCAGCTTTTCAGCAGGGAGAGGTGAGaggcttcctgtctgtctctctccttgtctaTCTCTTGCTCCCTGTTTGtctctcctttcctgctgatcTCTCATTCCCTGTCTTTGTGCTTTCTCTTATAGGCTTTGACTCCAGGAAATCAACTCCCGACACGATCCTGAGCATGCCTGCAAGTGAAATGGAATTACGACCTTTTGATCCCGAAGGCTCATTCTGCCTCTACCCTACCTCAATGCACATAGGTCAGACAGACCTGAAAATCAAGTTTAGGATGTTTAGTGAGAAGAATGTTTTCAGGTTTAGGGATTCTGAcaactactgtgtgtgtgtgtgtgtgtgtgtgtgtgtgtgtgtgtgtgagtgtgcgtgcgtgtgtgtgtgtgtgtgtgtagaggagctGTGTGCAAGTATTGTGCGTTCTCACAGAGAGACAAGTCAGTATCGTGTGGATGAGCTACAAACTCTCAGATGGAAGATCTTCAGTAGGGAGGAGGTCCATGCCTACCAGAGCAAGGTTCCACACCACTACCACTGcattcctctctgctgcctacatgataaataaatgagacaATCCCTTAACCATTACATTACTACAACTATAGTTTCCATCTCCGCCACACTGAGCAAAACTGTTTGGTTGTGCTACCTCAGACTATTAGTGCCTACCTGTGTTTGTCCTCTCAGTGTTTCTTTATTCATAATTCCCTTCCTTCACCATTCTTTGCCTTTTATCATGATTCTCATTTATTAACCTTGTGAATTTAGTCCAatctattttacattttaggcaTTCAGCAAacactcttattcagagcaacttaaaaaactgctttgtcatttagtcatagaatgtatcctaacCAGttcagtaggttagagttcagaTACCATtgatctaatctaatctaatctaatctaatctaatctaatctaatctgtctctcacacatactttctctttctctctctgtacagaCTGTGGATGAGATGTGGCAGCACTGTGCAATGCGACTAACGGATGCAGTGCAGTATGTAGTGGAGTTCGCAAAGCGCATCCCTGGCTTCCGGCAACTTGGCCAGAATGATCAAATCTGCCTACTCAAGAGTGGTGAGTGGTGATGCAGTCCAGCAGGGCAGACCAGTAGGTCAGGCCTATGCCCTGAGTCAGCACTTACCCCTCCAtatctgtctttgttttctcttctttctctccac contains:
- the rorc gene encoding nuclear receptor ROR-alpha A; translated protein: TAQIEVIPCKICGDKSSGVHYGVITCEGCKGFFRRSQSSSVQYSCSRQSNCLIDRASRNRCQSCRLKKCVAQGMSRDAVKFGRMSKRQRDSLIAEVERHRQQQRLQANQDEPQSLPAFRTSKEPRVHSPHLIQPLVPTYSCPLDLERPIRSTEVHPYLSCATGEAQALGMAYRGTQRSGNSSSFSAGRGFDSRKSTPDTILSMPASEMELRPFDPEGSFCLYPTSMHIEELCASIVRSHRETSQYRVDELQTLRWKIFSREEVHAYQSKTVDEMWQHCAMRLTDAVQYVVEFAKRIPGFRQLGQNDQICLLKSGSMEVVLVRMSRLFNPENGTVFFDGKFAGTELFKSLACGDFIAAVFDFAHSLCALRLTEQQVALFSALVLINADRPCLEDRDRVLRVRKDMELALRHLLHRDNQESLLHKLYQKVTVLRSLCALHIEKLRWFRQLYPFTVHSLFPALYKELFGSDIDVQSVATL